One genomic segment of Sminthopsis crassicaudata isolate SCR6 chromosome 4, ASM4859323v1, whole genome shotgun sequence includes these proteins:
- the CDK5R1 gene encoding cyclin-dependent kinase 5 activator 1, protein MGTVLSLSPSYRKATIFEDGSATVGHYTAVQNSKNAKDKSLKRHSIISVLPWKRIVAVSAKKKNSKKVQPNSSYQNNITHLNNENLKKSLSCANLSTFAQPQPAQPPAPSANQLSGSQTAVSSVKKAPHPSSTAPGTPKRVIVQASTSELLRCLGEFLCRRCYRLKHLSPTDPVLWLRSVDRSLLLQGWQDQGFITPANVVFLYMLCRDVISSEVATDHELQAVLLTCLYLSYSYMGNEISYPLKPFLVESCKEAFWDRCLSIINLMSPKMLQINADPHYFTQVFADLKNECSQEDKNRLLIGLDR, encoded by the coding sequence ATGGGCACCGTCCTGTCCCTGTCCCCCAGCTACCGGAAGGCCACGATCTTCGAGGATGGCTCAGCCACCGTGGGCCATTACACCGCTGTGCAGAACAGCAAAAACGCCAAGGACAAGAGCTTGAAAAGGCACTCCATCATCTCCGTGCTGCCCTGGAAGAGGATCGTGGCCGTGTCAGCCAAGAAGAAGAACTCCAAGAAGGTCCAGCCCAACAGCAGCTACCAGAACAACATCACCCACCTGAACAATGAGAACCTGAAGAAGTCCCTCTCCTGTGCCAACCTGTCCACCTTCGCCCAGCCCCAGCCCGCCCAGCCTCCGGCCCCCAGCGCCAACCAGCTCTCTGGCTCCCAGACTGCCGTGTCTTCCGTCAAGAAGGCCCCCCACCCCAGCTCCACTGCTCCTGGCACACCCAAGCGGGTCATCGTCCAGGCCTCCACCAGCGAACTCCTGCGCTGCCTGGGGGAGTTCCTGTGTCGGAGGTGCTACCGCCTGAAGCACCTGTCCCCCACGGACCCCGTGCTCTGGTTGCGAAGCGTGGACCGTTCGCTGCTCCTGCAAGGCTGGCAGGACCAGGGCTTCATCACGCCGGCCAACGTGGTCTTCCTGTACATGCTCTGCAGGGACGTCATTTCCTCCGAGGTCGCCACAGACCATGAGCTCCAGGCTGTCCTGTTGACCTGCCTGTACCTCTCCTATTCCTACATGGGCAATGAGATCTCCTACCCACTGAAGCCCTTCCTGGTGGAGAGCTGTAAGGAGGCTTTTTGGGACCGCTGCCTCTCCATTATCAATCTCATGAGCCCCAAGATGCTCCAGATTAACGCTGACCCCCACTACTTCACTCAGGTGTTTGCTGACCTGAAGAATGAGTGCAGTCAGGAGGACAAGAATCGGCTCCTCATCGGGCTCGACCGGTGA